One genomic segment of Nocardia spumae includes these proteins:
- a CDS encoding KasA/KasB family beta-ketoacyl-ACP synthase: MRTLDTSFSTRNGGFREVVVTAVEITTSIGSDTESTWQALLSGTSGIKVLTDEDITRHNLPNAIGGKLIHDPTSDLDRVRKRRMCYVQQMSYAMGKRLWDTAGTPEVDKDRLGVCIGTGLGGADTIVDANDAMREHGYRKVSPFAVPMSMPNGVSGVVGLEIGARASLVTPVSACASGNEALVHAWRSIVLGEADMVVAGGVEGYINPMAIAGFTMARALSSRVDEPERASRPFDRDRDGFVFGEAAALLLVESAEHALARGATPLARLLGAGLTADGYHLVAPDPEGLGCARAMRRAIETAGVTAADVDHVNAHATGTSIGDLAEAKGIAAAIGTHPSVYAPKSALGHSVGAVGALEAAISVLTLRDQVIPPTLNLDNQDPEVDLDIVHDKPRHADVEFAMNNSFGFGGHNAAVLFGRY, translated from the coding sequence GTGCGCACGCTCGACACCAGTTTCAGCACCCGCAACGGCGGGTTCCGCGAAGTAGTCGTCACCGCCGTGGAGATCACCACCTCCATCGGCTCCGACACCGAGAGCACCTGGCAGGCCCTGCTTTCCGGGACCAGCGGCATCAAGGTTCTCACCGACGAGGACATCACCCGTCACAACCTGCCGAATGCCATCGGCGGCAAACTGATTCACGACCCCACCAGCGATCTGGACCGGGTTCGCAAGCGTCGCATGTGCTACGTCCAGCAGATGTCGTACGCCATGGGCAAGCGGCTGTGGGACACCGCCGGCACTCCCGAGGTGGACAAGGATCGTCTGGGCGTGTGCATCGGCACCGGACTCGGCGGCGCCGACACCATCGTCGACGCGAACGACGCGATGCGTGAGCACGGCTACCGCAAGGTCTCACCGTTCGCGGTGCCGATGAGCATGCCCAACGGCGTCTCCGGCGTGGTCGGACTCGAGATCGGCGCCCGGGCGAGCCTGGTGACCCCGGTGTCGGCGTGCGCGTCGGGTAACGAGGCCCTGGTGCACGCCTGGCGCTCGATCGTGCTGGGCGAGGCGGATATGGTCGTCGCCGGCGGCGTCGAGGGCTACATCAATCCGATGGCGATCGCCGGCTTCACCATGGCGCGGGCGCTGAGTTCGCGAGTCGACGAGCCCGAACGCGCGTCGCGCCCGTTCGACCGCGACCGCGACGGTTTCGTCTTCGGTGAGGCCGCGGCACTGCTGCTGGTGGAATCGGCAGAGCACGCGCTGGCCCGCGGGGCGACGCCGCTGGCCCGGCTGCTCGGCGCCGGACTCACCGCCGACGGCTATCACCTGGTCGCACCGGACCCCGAGGGCCTGGGCTGCGCGCGGGCGATGCGGCGGGCGATCGAGACCGCGGGCGTCACCGCCGCCGATGTCGATCACGTCAACGCCCACGCCACCGGCACCTCGATCGGCGATCTCGCCGAGGCCAAGGGCATCGCCGCGGCCATCGGCACACATCCGTCGGTCTACGCGCCCAAGTCGGCGCTCGGCCATTCGGTGGGCGCGGTCGGCGCGCTCGAGGCCGCGATCTCGGTTCTGACCCTGCGCGATCAGGTCATCCCGCCCACGCTCAATCTCGACAACCAGGATCCCGAGGTCGACCTCGACATCGTGCACGACAAGCCACGCCACGCCGATGTCGAGTTCGCGATGAACAATTCCTTCGGGTTCGGCGGTCACAACGCGGCGGTGCTGTTCGGCCGGTACTGA
- a CDS encoding ArnT family glycosyltransferase, whose product MTVTTADTAMPVSSESPPPPPDSRLLPPPRRRDRIALALLLLATAAAYLWNITVNGMGNGFYAAAAWSGSRNWKALLFGSLDPANFITVDKPPVSQWVMGLSGQLFGFSSASMLVPQAVMAVGAVALMYASITRATGSRGAGLLAGLLLAVTPVVALMFRFNNPDAVMVLLMTAAAYCTVRALGRANPRWLALAGVALGFAFLAKMLEGLMVLPALGLAYLVVAPATLGRRIAHLLGAAVALLLSSGWYVLLTILWPAGTRPYLAGSKDNTFMDLVLGYNGFARYLGHNHQGRKPFQLPAGYELPRSAHGGFGGFGSGPERLFTGEIGFEISWLLPAAVLGFLIVVVARWRYPRTDVFRGAALVFGLWLLIDGIAFSAMKGGMHAYYTLAVAPAVVGSFVLGLAEVWRCRDHVRGRVGAAGLILATGIWGFVLLDRNPDWQPWLHWAILAVTVVAGAGLVVTTVPFRSRRAPRRVVTVLVVAGVLAGLAGTSAYAVTTLPQSHTGGSPVVGPDRPQLPGALNPLRRQMGMLMGGEDADPRLVAMLRATSTTWSAAIDRSGPAAGLELASRTPVLAIGGFTSEDPVPTVRQFEDLVHNHQLTYYLAPEVHLPDAWKVPDHGRSPDARGPRGAPGPAAPNDEQGTWHPVGDTDIYAWVCAHYTARHLGSMEVFTLTEGS is encoded by the coding sequence GTGACAGTGACGACTGCCGACACCGCCATGCCCGTATCGTCGGAATCTCCGCCTCCACCACCGGATTCGCGGCTACTACCGCCGCCGCGGCGCCGGGACCGGATCGCCCTGGCGCTGCTGCTGCTGGCCACCGCGGCCGCCTACCTGTGGAACATCACCGTCAACGGGATGGGCAACGGGTTCTATGCCGCGGCGGCCTGGTCGGGGTCGCGGAACTGGAAGGCCCTGCTGTTCGGATCGCTGGATCCGGCGAATTTCATCACCGTCGACAAACCTCCGGTCTCCCAGTGGGTGATGGGGCTGTCCGGGCAACTGTTCGGCTTCTCCAGTGCGTCGATGCTGGTTCCGCAGGCGGTGATGGCGGTCGGCGCGGTCGCGCTGATGTACGCATCCATCACCCGCGCGACCGGCAGTCGTGGCGCGGGCCTGCTGGCCGGGCTGCTGCTGGCCGTGACACCGGTGGTGGCGTTGATGTTCCGGTTCAACAATCCGGACGCGGTGATGGTGCTGCTGATGACCGCGGCCGCCTACTGCACCGTCCGCGCCCTGGGCCGGGCGAACCCGCGCTGGCTGGCGCTGGCCGGAGTCGCGCTGGGTTTCGCCTTCCTGGCCAAGATGCTCGAGGGCCTGATGGTGCTGCCGGCACTGGGCTTGGCCTACCTGGTGGTCGCCCCGGCAACCCTGGGCAGACGCATCGCGCATTTGCTGGGCGCGGCAGTGGCACTGCTGCTGTCGTCGGGCTGGTATGTCCTGCTGACGATCCTGTGGCCGGCCGGCACGCGTCCGTATCTCGCCGGATCCAAGGACAACACGTTCATGGATCTGGTGCTGGGCTACAACGGATTCGCCCGCTACCTCGGTCACAACCACCAGGGGCGCAAACCCTTCCAACTGCCCGCGGGCTACGAGCTGCCGCGCAGCGCGCACGGCGGCTTCGGCGGCTTCGGATCGGGTCCGGAGCGACTGTTCACCGGGGAGATCGGATTCGAGATCTCGTGGCTGCTGCCGGCGGCCGTGCTCGGATTCCTCATCGTCGTCGTGGCTCGGTGGCGGTATCCGCGCACGGACGTGTTCCGTGGCGCGGCACTGGTTTTCGGCCTGTGGTTGCTGATCGACGGGATCGCCTTCTCGGCCATGAAGGGCGGGATGCACGCCTATTACACCTTGGCCGTCGCGCCCGCTGTGGTGGGCAGCTTCGTGCTCGGCCTGGCCGAGGTGTGGCGCTGCCGCGATCACGTCCGGGGGCGCGTCGGCGCGGCCGGGCTCATCCTCGCGACGGGAATCTGGGGATTCGTACTGCTGGATCGCAATCCGGACTGGCAGCCCTGGCTGCACTGGGCGATCCTGGCGGTCACCGTCGTGGCCGGCGCCGGATTGGTGGTCACGACGGTGCCGTTCCGTTCGCGGCGCGCACCGCGGCGAGTGGTCACGGTGCTGGTGGTGGCCGGGGTGCTGGCGGGACTGGCCGGCACGTCGGCCTATGCGGTGACCACGCTGCCGCAGTCGCACACCGGCGGAAGCCCGGTGGTGGGTCCCGACCGCCCGCAACTGCCCGGGGCGCTCAACCCGCTCCGCCGGCAGATGGGCATGCTGATGGGCGGCGAGGACGCCGATCCCCGGCTGGTGGCCATGCTCCGCGCGACGTCGACGACCTGGTCGGCGGCCATCGATCGGTCCGGGCCGGCCGCGGGGCTCGAATTGGCCAGTCGCACACCGGTCCTCGCGATCGGCGGATTCACCTCCGAGGACCCGGTGCCGACGGTGCGGCAGTTCGAGGATCTGGTCCACAACCATCAGCTGACCTACTACCTCGCCCCCGAGGTGCATT